In Hyalangium ruber, the DNA window TGCTGCACTACAACACCGCCGAGGATGTGGACCGGCTCTTCGCCGGGCTGGACTCGCTGCCGTAGCGTCAGGGCAGCAACGCGTAGTCGAGCTCCGCGCCATCCGCGCCGGCCATGCGCTTCACCTCGCGCTTGTCCAGGTGCTCGACGAGGCGCGGGAAGAGGTCCAGCAGGTTGTCCGAGCGCACCGTGGACGGCAGCGCGCGCTCCTCGGAGACCAGGGCGCCCACGCTGCCCAGGCGATCCATCGCGCCGTGGCTGCCCGCCGTGCCCACCTCGTTCGCGCTGCCGATGGGCGCCTCGTAGCCCACCGACATGAACGGGTGACGGAACGACACCACCACCTCCGGAGGGAACTGCACGCTGATGGGCTCGAAGGCGGTGCGCGCCCGGAAGAAGAAGTCCGGGTAGGTGCGCTCGGCGCTGAGGGCGAAGAGGGCCTCGTCGCTGAACACGCCATGGCTGGCTCCCGGAGCAAAGGAGACGGGCAGATCGAGCGCGGCCCAGTCCACGTCCGCGGGCAGCCAGTAGGAGTCCGTGGCCAGCTCGTAGCCGAAGCTCGCCACGCGGTTGCCCTCGCGCCAGGCGCTCACCCAGACGAGGCCCTCGGGGTAGCCCGGCCCCGGCGCCTCGCCGCGCGCGAAGACGAGGTCCGCCGCGGGGCACGTGGAGGCCCGCCGCGCCACCTCCGTCACCCACCGGGGACGCGCGTGGATGGCGATATAGGTGACACGGGTGTGGAGAATGGGCACCGCCGCGGGCCCCTCCTCCTTGTCCGCGTCCTCGAAGGACTCCACCGCCTTCACACCCGCCGCCTCGAGCTGATCCCGGAAGTCCACCACGTTCTCGGGCGGCTTGTGGACGCCGTCCATGCCGTGGTCCCCGAAGAGGGTGAACACGAAGGTGCGCTCGGGGTGCTCGCGCCGGAACGCGTTGATGCGCGCGTTCAGCGAGACGAGCGAATCGACCACGTCGTCCTCCGAGCGCAGGTGGCCGACGACGTCCGTCTCGAGCAGGTAGGCGCTGAAGGTGGTCTGGGTCTGGCTGTGCCCGGCGAGCGCCACGAAGAGGTTGTCCAGCCCGCGGTAGTAGCCATAGACGGGGCGGTCATAGCTCCAGAGCGCATCGAGGTAGGCGCTCGCGTGGTAGTCGAACGCCTTGTAGTAGGCGGGCGCCTGCGCGTACGTGGGCACCGTGAAGGGCAGCTCCTCCAGCGGCGGCACGAGGTGTACGAGCAGCCCGCCCACGGACTTGTTGTAGACCTTGTCCTTGATCGGATCGAAGTGGCCGTACTCCAGCCCGGCGAAGCGCTCGGCGTGGAAGATGCGCGACCAGCTCGCGTCGCTGGTGGCGGGGAACATCGGAATGAGCCGCGCCAGGTTCCAGTCGGCGAAGGCGCCCTGCTCTCGCGCCCGTGCCACCGCGCCGTGCGAGAGCCCATCGAGCCCCAGGTACACGTGGACCGTGGGATTGCGCGACGGGTCTCCCCGCGCGGGGATGCTGTTCATCAGCGCGTAGTGCTCCCAGTCGCAGGCAGGCGCGGCGAGCACCCACAGGGCCAGTACGGGCAGCAGGCGCCTCACAGGTATGCCCCCACGGCGATCAGCGGGCTGCCCTGCCGACCGTCCCTGAAGAAGCGATAGAAGTAGCCCAGCTTCGCCTCGAACCAGCTCCGCCTGTAGCGATAGGACACGCCCAAGGCGCTGAAGTCGTGGCTCCACAGCCCCACCTCGCCCAGGTGCGCGGAGACGGAGTGGTGCTGGAGCGCGAGCACCTCCGCCACCATGGTGACTCCGGGCACGAGGCGGTTGCGGTAGGGGCCATCATCGAAGATGCCCGCCACCGTGGCGGTGCCGTGCAGGTAGAACCAGGGGGTGACGGCGTACGAGGCCGTCGCGCCCACCGGCACCACCGTGAGCAGCACGTCCCGGGTGTCGATGTTGGAGACGTAGTTGCTCGAGACGAAGGCCTCGCTCGCTCCCGGCAGGAAGACGAGCAGCTCCGCGTGGGCCGCCACCGAGAGCCGCTCGCTCGAATGCAGCCGCACCTTCCCGTGGACGTTGAGCGTGCGGAAGAGGAAGAACAGCGGGTGTACTCCCACCTGCACCCGATCGAACAGGCCCAGCTCCGCGTTGCTGCTCCCCAGGAACAGGCGCCGGTGGCCCAACACATGGCCCGTGTTCTCCCAGAGGGGATAGAGCGCGGTGAGCGAGGAGGTGGGCAGTTCCTCCTTGGGCGGCGAGGGCTCCTCAGGGACAGGCTCCTGGGCGCGGGCCACGGCTGCGCCCAGGAGAAGGCTGAGGAGAACCAGACGATGGAGAGGGACACGGGCTGGGTACATCACGGCGCCGCATCCAAGCGTGCGCCCCCCTCGAACGCAACCGTCAGAACACGAAGGGGAAGCGAACCGGTCCGCCCTGCTCGCGGTGCTTGGGGAAGGTCCACGCGCGAATCTTCCCCTCGAGGCAGCTCGCGAGGGGCGTGCCCTTGAACCCGGCGCTCTCGGTCACCACCTCCGTCACCTTGCCGCTGGGGGCGATGGTCCACCGCACCACCACGCGCTGTCCCTCCTCCACCTGCGGGGACTTGCCCGCGCTGGCGCACGAGGCGATGTCCCCCTTGTTCGCGAGTACCACGGCGAAGACATCGGACTGAGCGAGCGAGGCGACCGGACCGGCGGGCGTCGGCTCCGGAGGAATCCAGACCGTACGCCCGGACGCGCCCTTGGAGCGGCTCGGGGGCCCGCTGAGCTCACGCTCGAAGTCCTCGTCCAGGCCCAGCTCCTCGTCCACGCTCTCCTCCTCCACGGGAGGCGCCTCGCGGACGACCTCCGCCGGAGCCTCGGGCTCCAGCGCCACCTCCACCTTCGCCAGCTTCCGCAGGGGCGGTGTCTTCACCTCGGGACGCGACGTCACGGCGGCGGGCCGTGGAGCAGGCACGGTCTCCAGCGGCGCCGACACGGGGCTGGGCAGGAGCGGCAGCGAGGCGCTGGTCCCCACGGGCCCTGCGATGCCACCCGCGGCGGTCGCCAGGTCCGGGTTCCAGAAAGTCACCGGGGGAGCCGAGACACCGCCGAAAGCAGCGCCGGTGCCCAGCCCCGAAACGGGCAGCCCGGCGACAGGCTTGGGAGCCTCCACCGCCGGCAGCACCTCCTCGCGGGCCGTCGCCGACACAGGCGCGGTCGCCAACGTCGGGCCCGAGTGGACCGAAGGCCCCCAGCCATTCCGAGGGCCCAGCCCCCACAAGAACAGAGCCACGAGCACACCGCCCACCAGGCCGCCTCCCAGCGCGAGCCACACGGCGCCGCGGATCCGCACCTCCACCGGCGCGGGCGGAATCACGGGGTGGGCCATCAACTCCAGCGCCGAGAGAGCCGCGGGCACCGTCACGGGCTCCGGGTCCAGGAAGGGCGCCAGGCTCGAAGACAGCTCGGGACCGATCGGCGGAGGCGTGGCCTCCCCCAGCTCGCGCAGGGCCTCCGCGCCCTTCAACTCGAAGCCCAGATCCTCGAGGTGCTCACCGGGCACCAGATCGGTCGCCGACACCGCGGCGTCGGGCGGCTTCGGCGCGAGCAGCTCACTGAGCCCCGGCACCCGGCACATCGGCTGCCAGTCCTCGAAGCCTTTCCGCCAACAGAGCGAGTCCGGCCCCAGCTCGCCCTCATCCCAATGCGTGCGCAACGCCGCGAACCCGAGCGGCCCCACGACCTGCTCATCCAGCGCGACGAACCACGCATGCCGCGCGGCCTCCTCTCGCGCCGCCGCGAGCTCGGTCGGGCCTAGCGGGGCGGTGGTGCCGCGCACCAGCCGCTCCGTCATCGCCCCCCACGGCGTACTCGCCACGGGGGCTGGAGGAACCACGAGGTTCTTGTCGGTGCGCAGCTGGCTGATGACCGCGTCGAGCTCCGCCTCCGACATGCCTCCCAGCACCGGGGAGCGCTCCCCCTCGGAAACACTGGAGTCACCTTCCCGCGGGACTACGTGGTTTCCACTGCCGTCCGTCTGCGTGCCGACCATGGGACAACCCCTTTCGTCCAGGCGCACTGACTCTTACGACTCGACGCGTGGGCGGCAACGGAGAGTCCCTACGCGAAGGTGGCCGCTGTCCTCACGTTTCGCGGCTCCACAGCGGAAAAATCCCGCGGGGCGGGAGGTTCTTCCCCCCTTTGTCTCCAGGGGAGCACCTCCGCATCCGTCGTCCCACGAGCGCGCGACGCGCGACGCGCGGATTGGCTACTGTCCCCCTTCGTGGCCGGTCCATCCCCCAAGACATGTGCCGCCTGCGGGCGCCACCTCACCCCGAGCGAGGCGTACTACCGCTTCACCCTCGTCCTTCAGGGAGAGCAGGACGTGCTCGACACCAGGGGGAGCGGAAAGGCGGATGATCTCGCCTCGCTCCTCCGGCAGATGGAAGCCGGGCCAGAGGACCCTCGCGAGTGGGAGGAGCAGGTGCATTGGGAGCGCGCTGGAGTCATCTGCTCCGCGTGCCGCGCCGTGGTGGTGCGCACCCTCGGCTCACCGCCCGATGACAGCGGGCCTCACTGAGGCCCCTCCGCTCACCACTTGACCGGGTTCCCCCCGCCTCCGTCCTTGCGTTCTCCCAGTCGGAGCTGACTCCCTCGAACCTGGTGCCAGGAGTCGAGCTTCTCGTCGCTCGCCTTGCGCGCCCGCTCGAGCTCCGCCGCGACGCGCGCGCGCTCCTCCTCCGTCAGTCCGCCAGAGGGAACGCCCCCGTCAGGACCGTCCTCCGGGTCTCCCCCATCCGGCTCGTCGCCCTCTCCCCCGTCGCCCGGCTCCTCTTCCCCTGAGCCTTCCTCATCGCCCGCATCGGAGCCCGCGTCACGGCCCCCATCCGAGCCTCCATCACTCCCCGCGTCCCCTCCGCCGTCGGCGCCACCGTCCGAGCCTCCATCACTCCCCGCGTCGGCTCCCCCGTCCTCCCCCGCATCCGGAGCGCCACCGTCCACGCCGCCATCCTCACCCGCGTCAGGAACCCCGCCATCGGCGCCAGCATCCGGCGTGTTCGCGCACCGCTCCTCCTCCTGGCTCAACCACTCCAGCCGCTGCTCGAGGAAGCTCCGATTGGTCGCCGCGCGCGCTCCCACGTCTCCCCATGAGCCGCTCCGCGCCTCGGCCTGGGCAAAGCGCTCACGCGAGCGCGTCCACAGCTCCCGCGTGCGCTCCGCGCGGCAGTTCTCCAGGTGGAACTCGGCCTGGCCCCATTGGTAGAGCACCGCGCCATCTCCGAAGAACCCCTCCACGAAGTCGGGGTCCATGACGATGGCCTGCTCCATGAGGCGGTGGGACTCGGCGTAGAGGCCCCGCCGCTCGTGCGCCATGGCCAGGTTGTGGGTGGGCACCCAGGGCCGGACCTGGAACGCGGAGCTCTGCTCGAACGCGGCGCCCGCCGCCTTCCAGTCCTCCTCCTTGAAGCGCTCCCGGCCTTCTTCGTTGAGCCGGTGCGCGGACAGCTCGTCGGACGAGCAGCCCATCCACTGCACCGACAGCAGGAGCGCCGCCACCACGGGCAGCTTCCGCCGGAACACGCGGGACTCGGCGATGAACAGCCCCGCGAACAGCGACACCAGCAGCCAGCTCCAGTCCCTCCGCGAGGGATGGGTCAAGGACACGGCACGCGCGGGAACCGACTCCACCGCCGGGAGCAGATCCTTCACCCAGGACTCGTCGGACCTCAGCGCCTCACCGTCGGTACGCTGGGAGATACGGCTCAGAGTCTCCTCGTTGCGACGGGTGCTGAAGGAGGCCATGACCCGCGGCTTCGCCGTCTCCGCGGCGATATCCTCGGGGTCATAGACCTCCATGGAGATGTCCTCGTCGCCACCGAACACCACCGTATGCACGGGGATCTGGAGGTTCTCGAGCGCGTCGAGCTG includes these proteins:
- a CDS encoding GYF domain-containing protein — translated: MSEAELDAVISQLRTDKNLVVPPAPVASTPWGAMTERLVRGTTAPLGPTELAAAREEAARHAWFVALDEQVVGPLGFAALRTHWDEGELGPDSLCWRKGFEDWQPMCRVPGLSELLAPKPPDAAVSATDLVPGEHLEDLGFELKGAEALRELGEATPPPIGPELSSSLAPFLDPEPVTVPAALSALELMAHPVIPPAPVEVRIRGAVWLALGGGLVGGVLVALFLWGLGPRNGWGPSVHSGPTLATAPVSATAREEVLPAVEAPKPVAGLPVSGLGTGAAFGGVSAPPVTFWNPDLATAAGGIAGPVGTSASLPLLPSPVSAPLETVPAPRPAAVTSRPEVKTPPLRKLAKVEVALEPEAPAEVVREAPPVEEESVDEELGLDEDFERELSGPPSRSKGASGRTVWIPPEPTPAGPVASLAQSDVFAVVLANKGDIASCASAGKSPQVEEGQRVVVRWTIAPSGKVTEVVTESAGFKGTPLASCLEGKIRAWTFPKHREQGGPVRFPFVF
- a CDS encoding VWA domain-containing protein, producing the protein MIGFEHAWAFVLALPWTLLVVAVFGQQREALEWLRARMAEKAFARITVYARIRPRWHFLWLWAMGALLIAAATGPYTESLGPVKRESRDIVLIVDVSLSMLAPDVPPDPVTGKKHDNRLEAAKAFGAELMDALPDSRFALLSFAGNASVHSPITVDRHAVRTQLKALRSYRSTQLTGSEFGQALGTVVHLWRHREHPLQVVLLSDGDVSSEPEPFDAQLDALENLQIPVHTVVFGGDEDISMEVYDPEDIAAETAKPRVMASFSTRRNEETLSRISQRTDGEALRSDESWVKDLLPAVESVPARAVSLTHPSRRDWSWLLVSLFAGLFIAESRVFRRKLPVVAALLLSVQWMGCSSDELSAHRLNEEGRERFKEEDWKAAGAAFEQSSAFQVRPWVPTHNLAMAHERRGLYAESHRLMEQAIVMDPDFVEGFFGDGAVLYQWGQAEFHLENCRAERTRELWTRSRERFAQAEARSGSWGDVGARAATNRSFLEQRLEWLSQEEERCANTPDAGADGGVPDAGEDGGVDGGAPDAGEDGGADAGSDGGSDGGADGGGDAGSDGGSDGGRDAGSDAGDEEGSGEEEPGDGGEGDEPDGGDPEDGPDGGVPSGGLTEEERARVAAELERARKASDEKLDSWHQVRGSQLRLGERKDGGGGNPVKW